Proteins encoded in a region of the Chitinimonas sp. BJYL2 genome:
- a CDS encoding SDR family NAD(P)-dependent oxidoreductase, translating to MHAPRIALVTGASAGFGLAIARRLLAEGWHVIAAARRLDRLDALAAEFPGKVLVRGLDVSQLDAVATTLADLPGEWQAIDLLVNNAGLALGLAPAHQADLGDWQTMINTNCLGLVAVTRTILPGMVARNRGLIINIGSIAGDYAYPGGNAYGATKAFVHQFSLNLKSDLLGTAVRVSCIEPGLAGGSEFSQVRFKGDETKAQTVYKGTTPLTPEDIAETVVWLAQLPPHVNINVIEMMPVCQAAGPLAIHRSD from the coding sequence ATGCACGCACCCCGCATCGCTCTCGTCACCGGCGCCAGCGCCGGTTTTGGCCTCGCCATTGCCCGCCGCCTGCTCGCCGAGGGCTGGCACGTCATTGCTGCCGCGCGCCGCCTTGATCGGCTGGACGCACTGGCCGCCGAGTTTCCAGGCAAGGTGCTGGTACGGGGACTGGACGTCAGCCAGCTCGACGCCGTGGCGACCACGCTGGCTGACTTGCCGGGCGAATGGCAGGCCATCGACCTGCTCGTCAACAACGCCGGCTTGGCGCTGGGCCTGGCGCCTGCGCATCAGGCCGACCTGGGCGACTGGCAGACGATGATCAATACCAACTGCTTGGGCCTCGTGGCGGTCACACGTACCATCCTGCCCGGCATGGTGGCGCGCAATCGCGGCCTGATCATCAATATCGGTTCGATTGCCGGCGATTACGCCTACCCCGGTGGAAACGCCTATGGCGCGACCAAGGCTTTTGTCCACCAGTTCAGCCTCAACCTCAAATCCGACCTGCTGGGAACGGCCGTGCGCGTCAGCTGCATTGAACCGGGTCTGGCAGGCGGCAGCGAATTCTCGCAAGTGCGCTTCAAGGGTGATGAGACCAAGGCGCAGACCGTCTACAAGGGCACCACACCACTCACTCCCGAGGACATTGCCGAGACGGTGGTCTGGCTGGCGCAACTGCCACCTCATGTGAATATCAATGTGATCGAGATGATGCCGGTGTGTCAGGCTGCCGGCCCCTTGGCCATCCACCGGTCCGACTGA
- the dapE gene encoding succinyl-diaminopimelate desuccinylase: MMQEPTLTLTEQLITLHSITPRDAGCQAILAERLNALGFVVEPMPHGDVENFWARRGSTGPVLCFAGHTDVVPTGPHEHWHTPPFEPVQRDGFLYGRGAADMKASLAAFVVAIEQFLAEHPDHRGSIALLITSDEEGTAVDGTARVVETLAARGENIDYCIIGEPTSSQRFGDTIKNGRRGSLSGVLTIYGIQGHVAYPHLARNPVHQAAPALAELAATVWDEGNAYFPPTTWQISNVHAGTGAGNVIPGEMTVQFNFRYSTASTAESLKARMAEILERHGLDHHIAWTLSGRPFLTQPGELSSALQQAIAAEAGVQAELSTSGGTSDGRFIAAICPQVVEFGPINATIHQLNERVAIDDLPRLSAVYRRTLEQLLG; encoded by the coding sequence ATCATGCAGGAACCCACGCTCACCCTGACCGAACAGCTGATCACGCTGCATTCGATCACGCCCCGGGATGCCGGTTGTCAGGCCATTCTGGCCGAGCGCCTCAACGCACTGGGTTTTGTGGTGGAACCCATGCCCCATGGCGATGTGGAAAACTTCTGGGCGCGCCGCGGCAGTACCGGCCCGGTGCTGTGCTTTGCCGGCCATACCGATGTGGTGCCGACCGGCCCGCATGAGCACTGGCATACGCCACCGTTCGAACCGGTACAGCGCGATGGCTTCCTGTATGGCCGCGGCGCGGCCGACATGAAGGCCTCTCTGGCCGCCTTTGTGGTGGCCATCGAGCAGTTTCTGGCCGAGCACCCGGATCATCGTGGTTCGATTGCCCTGCTGATTACCTCCGACGAGGAAGGCACCGCCGTTGACGGCACAGCGCGCGTCGTCGAGACCTTGGCAGCACGTGGCGAAAACATCGACTACTGCATCATCGGTGAACCCACCTCCAGCCAACGCTTTGGCGACACGATCAAGAATGGCCGGCGCGGCTCGCTTAGCGGCGTGCTGACCATCTACGGTATCCAGGGCCATGTCGCCTACCCGCATCTGGCGCGCAACCCCGTACACCAGGCTGCTCCGGCGCTGGCCGAGCTGGCCGCCACCGTCTGGGACGAAGGTAATGCCTACTTCCCACCCACGACCTGGCAAATCTCCAATGTGCATGCCGGTACCGGCGCGGGCAATGTGATACCGGGCGAGATGACGGTGCAGTTCAACTTCCGCTACAGCACCGCCAGTACGGCAGAGAGCCTCAAGGCACGCATGGCGGAGATACTCGAACGCCACGGGCTCGATCACCACATTGCCTGGACGCTCAGCGGCCGCCCCTTCCTGACACAGCCGGGCGAGCTATCCTCCGCACTGCAACAGGCCATCGCAGCCGAGGCTGGCGTGCAGGCCGAACTCTCCACCTCGGGCGGCACCTCCGATGGCCGCTTCATTGCCGCCATCTGCCCGCAAGTGGTCGAATTCGGCCCGATCAACGCCACCATTCACCAGCTCAACGAACGCGTCGCCATCGACGATTTGCCGCGCCTCAGCGCCGTTTACCGACGCACATTGGAACAGCTGCTGGGTTGA
- a CDS encoding ArsC family reductase — protein MSTYTLYGIPNCDTVKKARTWLDAQQIPYTFHDYKKQGVDTAQLQSWIQALGWEVLVNRQGTTWRKLDAATQAAIVDAGSAISLMVAQPSVIKRPVLVGGSKPLVGFKPELYAAAFPG, from the coding sequence ATGTCCACTTACACCCTCTACGGCATCCCCAACTGCGACACGGTCAAGAAAGCCCGCACTTGGCTCGACGCCCAACAGATCCCCTACACCTTCCACGACTACAAGAAGCAAGGTGTGGATACAGCGCAGCTGCAAAGCTGGATACAGGCACTGGGCTGGGAAGTGCTGGTCAATCGCCAAGGCACGACTTGGCGCAAGCTCGATGCAGCGACGCAAGCTGCCATCGTCGATGCCGGCAGCGCCATCTCCCTGATGGTCGCGCAACCTTCGGTGATCAAGCGGCCAGTGCTCGTGGGTGGCAGCAAGCCGCTGGTCGGCTTCAAGCCCGAGCTGTACGCAGCTGCCTTCCCCGGTTGA
- a CDS encoding GNAT family N-acetyltransferase: MHFRSLPAIAHDAVHLRPLRASDLAVWAAYLNQPAVYEHTSWNHPTVEDLSGYLGNETHGEPDSRLRLAIALQDGDELVGTIGFHSVAPVNKSAELAYDLSPAFWGKGIATAAGNAIVSWAHQDVGLVRVQATILESNLKSRRCIERMGFAQEGLLKSYRHVRGTPRDFFMYARLAGHGSCN; the protein is encoded by the coding sequence ATGCATTTCCGCTCCCTCCCGGCCATCGCGCACGACGCCGTGCATCTCCGACCGCTACGTGCCTCGGATTTGGCGGTATGGGCCGCTTATTTGAACCAGCCTGCCGTGTATGAGCACACTAGCTGGAATCATCCGACCGTCGAAGATCTGAGCGGATATCTGGGCAATGAAACCCATGGCGAACCCGATTCACGCCTTCGTCTGGCAATCGCCTTGCAAGATGGTGATGAACTGGTTGGCACCATTGGATTTCATAGCGTCGCCCCGGTCAACAAATCGGCTGAACTCGCTTATGACTTGAGTCCAGCGTTCTGGGGCAAGGGCATCGCGACCGCCGCAGGCAATGCCATCGTGAGCTGGGCTCATCAAGATGTTGGCCTTGTCCGGGTACAAGCCACCATACTGGAATCCAACCTCAAATCCCGCCGCTGCATAGAGCGCATGGGGTTCGCTCAGGAAGGCTTGCTGAAAAGCTACCGGCATGTACGCGGCACACCACGCGATTTTTTCATGTATGCACGTTTGGCTGGCCACGGCAGTTGCAACTGA
- a CDS encoding PilT/PilU family type 4a pilus ATPase, whose protein sequence is MNLLPFFKMMAEKQASDLFVTAGSPVQVKIQGVLYPVNQQVLQPAHVKSLAYELMTDDQRNSFEAEWEMNFGHQVEGVGNFRVNVFRQRGNIGIVVRYIKAISPTIDDLRLPEALKQLIMEKRGLIFVVGSTGSGKTSSITAMLEHRNATSPGHILTIEDPIEYLYPHRKSIVSQREVGIDTHSFSDALKNAMREAPDVMMIGEIRDKMTMQHALTYAQAGHLIISTLHANNSYHSMNRIINFFPHEARESLLMDLSVALKAVISQRLVKNKQGKLIPAVEVMVNSSRIAELIKNGEIDQMKEAMEQSLYQGSQTFEQALYKLYRDGEITYEEAMANADSATNLAWLINNAQSLEEKEAERATKRQATEAAQSAEPEISFDIDLH, encoded by the coding sequence ATGAACCTGCTCCCCTTCTTCAAGATGATGGCCGAAAAGCAGGCCAGCGATCTCTTCGTTACGGCCGGCAGCCCGGTGCAGGTCAAGATTCAGGGCGTGCTCTACCCGGTCAACCAGCAGGTGCTGCAACCCGCGCATGTGAAGTCGCTGGCTTATGAGCTGATGACGGACGACCAGCGAAACAGCTTCGAGGCCGAGTGGGAAATGAATTTCGGCCATCAGGTGGAGGGTGTGGGTAACTTCCGCGTCAATGTGTTCCGCCAGCGCGGCAATATCGGCATCGTGGTTCGCTACATCAAGGCCATCTCGCCCACCATTGATGATCTGCGCCTGCCCGAAGCGCTCAAGCAGCTGATCATGGAAAAGCGCGGGCTGATCTTTGTGGTCGGCTCCACCGGCTCAGGCAAGACCTCCTCGATCACCGCCATGCTGGAGCACCGCAATGCCACCAGCCCCGGCCATATCCTGACGATTGAAGACCCGATCGAGTACCTGTACCCGCATCGCAAGAGCATTGTCAGCCAGCGCGAAGTCGGTATCGATACCCACAGCTTCTCCGACGCACTCAAGAACGCCATGCGTGAGGCCCCGGACGTGATGATGATCGGTGAAATCCGCGACAAGATGACCATGCAGCACGCGCTGACCTACGCGCAGGCCGGTCACCTGATCATTTCCACGCTGCACGCGAACAACAGCTATCACTCGATGAACCGGATCATCAACTTCTTCCCGCACGAAGCACGGGAGAGCCTGCTCATGGACCTGAGCGTGGCGCTAAAGGCCGTGATCTCGCAGCGGCTGGTCAAGAACAAGCAAGGCAAGCTGATTCCGGCGGTGGAAGTCATGGTCAATTCGAGCCGCATTGCCGAGCTGATCAAGAACGGCGAAATCGACCAGATGAAAGAAGCGATGGAGCAAAGCCTGTATCAAGGTTCGCAAACCTTCGAGCAGGCCCTTTACAAGCTCTACCGCGACGGCGAGATTACCTACGAGGAAGCCATGGCCAATGCCGACTCGGCCACCAACCTCGCCTGGCTGATCAACAACGCGCAGTCACTCGAAGAGAAGGAAGCCGAACGCGCCACCAAGCGCCAGGCCACCGAGGCCGCACAGTCTGCGGAACCCGAAATCAGCTTTGATATCGACTTACACTGA
- a CDS encoding AMP-binding protein has protein sequence MERIWLNQYQPGVAADIDVNEFQSAAEVFETSARKFRDRPAFANSIKFAARTMSYGEIDDASRDLGAYLQHELKLGKGERVAIMMPNLLQYPVAVFGALRAGLTVVNVNPLYTPRELEHQLKDSGATTIIILANFAHVLAEVINKTPVKNVIVTEMGDLLGFKGTIISLLLKHLKKMVPAYNLPQAVSFNGVLAIGKRHELKKVPVGHDDIAFLQYTGGTTGVSKGAMLTHRNIIANMQQAHAWLKPLVKEGEEVIVCALPLYHIFCLTANCMVFSKIGGLNVLITNPRDIPAFVQELGKFPITCMTGVNTLFNALLNNPDFPKLNFATWKLALGGGMAVQRAVAEKFKQMTGVPLIEAYGLTETSPAACINPMNLKEYNGSIGLPVPSTDIQIRDADGKELGFEEPGELWIKGPQVMKGYWNRPEETAKSIDADGWLATGDMAIVHPDGFVKLVDRKKDMVLVSGFNVYPNEVEDVVAMHAGVLEVACIGVPDDKSGEVVKIFVVKKDPALTESDLLEHCKKNMTGYKVPKFIEFRAELPKTNVGKILRRALRDEELAKSK, from the coding sequence ATGGAAAGAATCTGGTTGAACCAGTATCAGCCCGGCGTGGCCGCCGACATTGACGTCAACGAGTTCCAGTCAGCCGCTGAGGTTTTCGAAACCAGCGCACGCAAGTTCCGTGATCGCCCGGCCTTTGCCAATTCGATCAAGTTTGCCGCCCGCACCATGAGCTACGGCGAGATCGACGACGCCTCTCGTGATCTCGGCGCCTATCTGCAGCACGAACTCAAGCTGGGCAAGGGCGAGCGTGTCGCCATCATGATGCCCAATCTGCTGCAGTACCCCGTGGCCGTGTTCGGCGCACTGCGCGCCGGCCTCACCGTGGTGAACGTGAACCCGCTGTACACGCCGCGCGAGCTGGAACACCAGCTCAAGGACTCCGGCGCTACCACCATCATCATTCTGGCGAACTTTGCCCATGTGCTGGCCGAGGTCATCAACAAGACCCCGGTCAAGAACGTGATCGTGACCGAAATGGGTGACCTGCTCGGCTTCAAGGGCACCATCATCAGCCTGCTGCTCAAGCACCTGAAGAAAATGGTGCCGGCCTACAATCTGCCGCAAGCCGTCAGCTTCAATGGCGTGCTGGCCATCGGCAAGCGCCACGAACTCAAGAAAGTACCGGTCGGCCACGACGATATCGCCTTCCTGCAGTACACCGGCGGCACCACAGGTGTCTCCAAAGGCGCCATGCTGACCCACCGCAACATCATCGCCAACATGCAGCAGGCCCACGCTTGGCTCAAGCCACTGGTCAAGGAGGGCGAAGAGGTCATCGTCTGCGCCTTGCCGCTGTACCATATCTTCTGCCTGACCGCGAACTGCATGGTGTTCAGCAAGATCGGCGGCCTGAATGTGCTGATCACCAACCCGCGTGACATCCCCGCCTTCGTGCAGGAACTTGGCAAGTTCCCGATCACCTGCATGACCGGCGTGAACACCCTGTTCAATGCGCTGCTGAACAATCCGGACTTCCCCAAGCTCAACTTTGCCACCTGGAAGTTGGCGCTGGGCGGCGGCATGGCCGTTCAACGTGCCGTAGCAGAGAAGTTCAAGCAGATGACCGGCGTGCCGCTGATCGAAGCCTACGGCCTGACCGAAACCTCGCCGGCCGCCTGTATCAACCCGATGAACCTGAAGGAGTACAACGGTTCGATCGGCCTGCCCGTTCCCTCCACCGACATCCAGATCCGCGATGCCGATGGCAAGGAACTGGGTTTCGAGGAACCGGGCGAGCTGTGGATCAAAGGCCCACAGGTCATGAAGGGTTACTGGAACCGCCCTGAAGAAACCGCCAAGTCCATCGATGCCGATGGCTGGCTGGCTACAGGCGACATGGCCATCGTCCATCCGGACGGCTTCGTGAAGCTGGTCGACCGCAAGAAGGACATGGTGCTGGTCTCGGGCTTCAATGTGTACCCGAACGAGGTGGAGGACGTGGTCGCCATGCACGCTGGCGTGCTGGAAGTCGCCTGTATCGGCGTGCCCGACGACAAGTCCGGCGAAGTCGTGAAGATCTTCGTGGTCAAGAAAGACCCGGCGCTGACCGAATCCGATCTGCTTGAGCACTGCAAGAAGAACATGACCGGCTACAAGGTGCCCAAGTTCATCGAGTTCCGTGCCGAGCTGCCCAAGACCAACGTGGGCAAAATCCTCCGCCGCGCCCTGCGCGATGAAGAATTGGCCAAGTCCAAGTAA
- the clpA gene encoding ATP-dependent Clp protease ATP-binding subunit ClpA: MIAQELEVSLHTAFVEARQKRHEYITVEHLLLAMLDNPSAQEVLRACGAKVDQLRRELTEFVAEHTPLVAGSGDVETQPTIGFQRVIQRAILHVQSSGKKEVTGANVLVAIFGEKDSHAVYFLHQQGITRLDVVNFISHGISKVSPQAGGSQSAPKHDNEHENEAEQTSHGALESFTLNLNLAASQGRIDPLIGRDTEIERVIQVLCRRRKNNPLLVGEAGVGKTAIAEGLAKRVVDGDVPDILADATVYALDMGALLAGTKYRGDFEQRLKAVIKQLAEDRNAILFIDEIHTVVGAGAASGGTLDASNLLKPALSNGTLKCIGATTYTEYRGIFEKDNALSRRFQKIDVSEPTVEQTVEILKGLKSRFEEHHGVKYTAAALTTAAELSAKYINDRHLPDKAIDVIDEAGAAQKILPKSRQKKTIGKPEVEEIVAKIARIPPKSVSTDDRNTLKTLDRDLKNVVFGQDNAIDALATSIKMARAGLGNPQKPIGSFLFSGPTGVGKTEVARQLAYTLGIELIRFDMSEYMERHAVSRLIGAPPGYVGFDQGGLLTEAITKHPYAVLLLDEIEKAHPDIFNVLLQVMDHGTLTDNNGRKADFRNVIIVMTTNAGAEALNKTSIGFTVNKTAGDELAEIKRLFTPEFRNRLDAVISFAPLNQDIILQVVDKFLMQLESQLHEKKVEAHFTDALKAYLAKKGFDPLMGARPMARLIQDTIRKALADELLFGRLASGGDVTIDVDGDDKVILQIDEKVAEPA, from the coding sequence ATGATTGCCCAGGAACTTGAAGTCAGCCTGCATACGGCCTTTGTCGAGGCCCGGCAGAAGCGGCACGAATACATCACGGTCGAGCACCTGTTGCTCGCCATGCTGGATAACCCCAGCGCGCAGGAGGTGCTGCGCGCTTGCGGTGCCAAAGTGGACCAACTGCGTCGCGAGTTGACCGAATTCGTCGCCGAACACACACCGCTCGTCGCCGGCTCGGGGGATGTGGAGACCCAGCCGACGATCGGTTTCCAGCGCGTCATCCAGCGCGCCATCCTGCATGTGCAGTCGTCGGGCAAGAAGGAAGTGACCGGCGCCAATGTGCTCGTCGCCATTTTTGGCGAGAAGGATTCGCACGCGGTTTACTTCCTGCATCAGCAGGGCATTACCCGGCTCGACGTGGTCAATTTCATCTCCCACGGCATCAGCAAGGTATCGCCGCAGGCCGGCGGCAGCCAGAGTGCGCCCAAGCACGATAACGAACACGAGAATGAAGCCGAGCAGACCAGTCATGGTGCCCTGGAGAGCTTCACGCTGAACCTGAATCTCGCTGCCTCGCAGGGCCGTATCGACCCGCTGATCGGCCGCGATACCGAGATCGAGCGTGTGATCCAGGTGCTGTGCCGCCGGCGCAAGAACAACCCGCTACTGGTGGGTGAGGCCGGCGTGGGCAAGACCGCCATTGCCGAAGGCCTGGCCAAGCGCGTAGTCGATGGCGATGTACCCGATATCCTCGCCGATGCCACCGTGTACGCGCTCGATATGGGCGCGCTGCTGGCCGGCACCAAATACCGTGGCGATTTCGAGCAGCGCCTCAAGGCCGTGATCAAGCAGCTGGCCGAAGACCGCAACGCCATCCTGTTCATCGACGAGATCCACACTGTGGTCGGTGCAGGTGCGGCCTCGGGCGGCACGCTCGATGCCTCGAACCTGCTCAAGCCCGCGCTGAGCAACGGCACGCTCAAGTGCATAGGCGCGACCACCTACACGGAATACCGCGGCATCTTCGAGAAGGACAACGCGCTGTCGCGTCGTTTCCAGAAGATCGATGTGTCCGAACCGACCGTGGAACAGACCGTGGAGATTCTCAAAGGGCTCAAGAGCCGCTTCGAGGAGCACCATGGCGTCAAGTACACGGCGGCTGCGCTGACCACCGCGGCCGAGCTGTCGGCCAAATACATCAATGATCGCCACCTGCCGGACAAAGCCATCGACGTGATTGACGAGGCGGGTGCCGCGCAGAAAATCCTGCCCAAGTCGCGGCAGAAGAAAACCATCGGCAAGCCCGAGGTGGAAGAGATCGTTGCCAAGATTGCGCGGATTCCGCCCAAGAGCGTTTCCACGGATGACCGCAACACGCTCAAGACACTGGATCGCGATCTGAAAAACGTGGTGTTCGGTCAGGACAATGCCATCGACGCTCTGGCGACATCGATCAAGATGGCACGTGCTGGCCTTGGCAACCCGCAAAAGCCGATCGGCTCCTTCCTGTTCAGCGGTCCGACGGGCGTGGGCAAGACCGAAGTGGCCCGCCAGCTGGCGTACACGCTGGGTATCGAGCTGATCCGCTTTGATATGTCCGAATACATGGAGCGCCATGCCGTCAGCCGTTTGATCGGCGCCCCGCCGGGCTATGTGGGTTTTGATCAAGGTGGCTTGCTGACCGAAGCCATCACCAAGCATCCGTACGCCGTGCTGCTGCTCGACGAGATCGAGAAGGCGCATCCGGATATCTTCAACGTGCTCTTGCAGGTGATGGATCACGGTACGCTGACCGACAACAACGGCCGCAAGGCGGACTTCCGCAACGTGATCATCGTGATGACCACGAACGCGGGGGCGGAAGCGCTCAACAAGACCAGCATCGGCTTCACCGTCAACAAGACGGCGGGGGACGAGCTGGCCGAGATCAAGCGTCTCTTCACGCCGGAGTTCCGTAACCGTCTGGACGCCGTGATCAGCTTTGCACCGCTGAATCAGGACATCATCCTGCAAGTGGTCGATAAGTTCCTGATGCAGCTAGAAAGCCAGCTGCACGAGAAGAAGGTCGAGGCGCACTTTACCGATGCACTCAAGGCCTATCTGGCCAAGAAGGGTTTCGATCCGCTCATGGGTGCGCGGCCGATGGCGCGCCTGATTCAGGACACCATCCGCAAGGCGCTGGCCGATGAGTTGCTGTTTGGTCGTCTGGCCAGTGGTGGAGATGTGACCATCGACGTTGATGGCGATGACAAGGTGATCTTGCAGATCGACGAGAAAGTGGCAGAACCTGCTTGA
- the rimP gene encoding ribosome maturation factor RimP: MDIQHLLDNTLPGLGYELVDLELARNGLVRLFIDSPNGITLDDCVKVSNHLTHLFTVENVSYERLEVSSPGMDRPLKKEADFVRFAGQQVKIKLRVPLEGGRKTLQGELRGVVDGKVEVLVAPEQMVAVALAQIDKARLVPVF; encoded by the coding sequence ATGGACATCCAGCACCTACTTGACAACACCCTGCCCGGCCTCGGCTACGAGCTGGTCGATCTTGAACTGGCCCGAAACGGCTTGGTTCGTCTCTTCATCGACAGCCCGAACGGCATCACGCTCGACGACTGCGTCAAGGTGAGTAACCACCTGACGCACCTGTTTACCGTGGAGAACGTGAGCTACGAGCGCCTGGAGGTGTCCTCGCCCGGGATGGATCGGCCACTCAAGAAGGAGGCGGACTTCGTTCGCTTCGCGGGTCAGCAGGTCAAGATCAAGTTGCGCGTGCCGCTTGAGGGCGGCCGTAAAACGCTGCAAGGCGAGTTGCGCGGCGTGGTGGATGGCAAGGTCGAGGTGCTGGTTGCACCTGAACAAATGGTCGCTGTTGCGCTGGCCCAGATCGACAAGGCTCGCCTTGTACCGGTGTTCTGA